Proteins found in one Lysinibacillus fusiformis genomic segment:
- a CDS encoding alpha/beta hydrolase — protein sequence MLNILPAKEIYLQGNEHALLLLHSFTSHTRDMKKVATALHTQGYTCYAPLYRGHGTLPEQLLHYQVDDWWQDVVNAHQFLLDEGYQKISVIGLSIGGIFTLKLAQLEKLVQIIVLSVPFDKEPEQLKQRIVDYAYNYKTIEGKSPLQIAQEMEPFKNMPLDAMNAFQTFIQETMQQLDKITIPIAIYYGERDDAWYTKSAEMIYQHVQSSRKRKKGFENSKHLMTLGRDQEAIIKEMMDFLQI from the coding sequence GTGCTAAACATACTACCAGCAAAAGAAATTTATTTACAGGGAAACGAGCATGCCCTATTGCTTTTACATTCCTTTACAAGTCATACAAGAGATATGAAAAAAGTAGCCACTGCGTTACATACACAAGGCTATACTTGCTATGCGCCCTTATATCGTGGACACGGCACTCTCCCGGAACAGTTATTACACTATCAGGTAGACGACTGGTGGCAGGATGTAGTGAATGCCCATCAATTTTTATTGGATGAAGGCTATCAAAAGATTTCAGTCATCGGTCTCTCCATCGGTGGTATTTTCACATTGAAGCTTGCCCAATTAGAGAAGCTGGTGCAGATCATTGTCTTATCGGTACCGTTTGATAAGGAGCCAGAGCAATTAAAACAAAGAATTGTAGACTATGCCTACAATTATAAAACGATAGAGGGCAAATCACCGCTTCAAATCGCACAGGAAATGGAGCCATTTAAGAACATGCCATTAGATGCGATGAACGCATTCCAAACGTTTATCCAAGAAACGATGCAGCAGCTTGATAAAATCACCATTCCTATTGCTATCTACTATGGTGAACGCGACGATGCATGGTATACAAAAAGCGCAGAAATGATTTATCAGCATGTTCAATCATCTAGAAAACGGAAGAAAGGCTTTGAAAATTCTAAGCATCTTATGACATTAGGACGGGATCAAGAAGCTATCATAAAGGAAATGATGGATTTTCTTCAAATTTAG
- a CDS encoding SRPBCC domain-containing protein, which produces MTSSIWIDTEINKVWQAITEEQSLSQWYAPGSTWDIPILAVGEKMTFTLMPNAHNQLSEKLPMQLTIQQVKKNEEFAFYLEVPETLIAITLAEQGNGTTVSFNSPGYDASLANLKALLEGHD; this is translated from the coding sequence ATGACCAGTTCGATTTGGATTGATACTGAAATTAATAAAGTATGGCAAGCGATTACGGAGGAGCAATCCCTCTCCCAATGGTACGCACCAGGCTCCACATGGGACATTCCCATACTAGCTGTTGGGGAAAAGATGACATTTACCTTAATGCCAAATGCGCATAATCAGCTATCTGAAAAACTGCCGATGCAGCTAACGATTCAGCAAGTGAAGAAAAATGAGGAATTTGCCTTTTATTTAGAAGTTCCTGAAACATTGATCGCTATTACGCTAGCCGAGCAGGGCAATGGCACAACGGTGAGCTTTAATTCGCCAGGCTATGATGCCTCTCTCGCTAATTTAAAGGCTTTGCTGGAGGGGCATGACTAG
- a CDS encoding tubby C-terminal domain-like protein, which translates to MKTYTYKQPAAIESTETVTILNEAGEVSSTVQRVYSNALKKAFDKTMDYRYFVRFDANDRNGQPLFTCKKVSRRGRVHFRGKDLVTGKDYMIAYDGWQIMIPDLVITDGEQQIKLNKEMEDWSVFTVNEQPIARWQATFCETHFDITLQIEDSSPIQQEAFFIAIGQAVLFVGA; encoded by the coding sequence TTGAAGACCTATACATACAAGCAACCAGCAGCCATCGAGTCAACAGAGACCGTTACTATTTTAAATGAAGCAGGGGAGGTATCGTCCACCGTTCAACGTGTGTATTCCAATGCACTAAAAAAAGCATTCGATAAGACGATGGATTATCGTTATTTCGTTCGATTTGATGCGAATGATCGCAATGGTCAGCCTCTTTTTACGTGTAAAAAAGTATCCCGTCGTGGACGCGTGCATTTTCGTGGCAAGGATTTGGTGACAGGGAAAGACTATATGATTGCCTACGATGGCTGGCAAATTATGATTCCCGATTTAGTCATTACCGATGGCGAACAGCAAATCAAACTCAACAAAGAAATGGAGGACTGGTCTGTTTTTACTGTGAATGAGCAGCCCATCGCCCGTTGGCAAGCGACTTTCTGTGAGACGCATTTTGACATTACTCTGCAAATTGAAGACAGCAGCCCCATTCAGCAGGAAGCCTTTTTTATTGCAATCGGACAGGCTGTGCTTTTTGTTGGGGCTTAA
- a CDS encoding toast rack family protein, translated as MLKKLVGLGVVMGTSALVLSGCFSVMPSKMREEAILVEKDKAKALEVDIDLGVGEMNVSSGAKEWVEGNAEYNLKKLAPQVDYAVHGDTGEVEIKHKGSTKLGLSNIKNTWAIQLNDSIPLDLTVETGASLANLDLQGLQLEKLDIEAGVGDLTVNLGGDWKKSFTTNIETGVGQTTVILPSKVGVKLTTEKGIGSSNVEGLVSKGNGVYVNEAYDKADVVLEVNSELGIGEITFKLDR; from the coding sequence ATGTTGAAAAAATTAGTTGGTTTAGGTGTCGTGATGGGGACGTCAGCATTGGTGCTATCGGGATGCTTTTCCGTTATGCCAAGCAAGATGCGAGAGGAAGCCATCTTGGTGGAAAAGGATAAAGCGAAAGCATTAGAGGTAGACATTGATTTAGGTGTCGGGGAAATGAATGTATCGAGCGGTGCAAAGGAATGGGTTGAGGGCAATGCAGAATATAATTTAAAAAAGCTAGCCCCACAGGTAGACTATGCTGTACATGGCGATACAGGAGAAGTGGAAATCAAGCATAAAGGCTCCACAAAGCTAGGGCTCTCCAATATTAAAAACACATGGGCGATTCAACTGAATGACAGCATCCCATTGGATCTGACTGTAGAAACGGGTGCCTCTCTTGCCAACCTCGATTTACAGGGACTTCAGCTGGAAAAACTCGATATTGAAGCGGGTGTTGGTGATCTAACGGTCAATCTAGGCGGCGATTGGAAAAAGAGCTTCACAACGAATATTGAAACAGGCGTCGGTCAAACAACGGTCATTTTACCTTCAAAGGTTGGGGTCAAATTAACGACGGAAAAAGGCATTGGCTCGTCTAATGTCGAAGGCCTTGTGTCTAAAGGCAACGGTGTCTATGTCAACGAAGCTTATGACAAGGCGGATGTTGTGCTAGAGGTCAATTCGGAATTGGGCATCGGAGAAATTACCTTTAAGTTAGATCGATAG
- a CDS encoding MFS transporter: MHTYYRWVILLVATLSQTAATFVTYGMGPVASFYQMEWHLTSFQTGLIVSAVNIGPIFSMLLFGYLMDKKGEKQIIGWGSIILGLSALLLIPVNHYTTLLLVLIVVGIWYGSAQTGGSTAIVKWFPDKHRGLAIGIRQTGIPIGGALASTVLTYLYQLHHHHLSSVHLTQGLMAIGGGLLFLLLYKEPKQHVSAAAAPIPFKEKMRAIRHNRALYPLFFVGMVMMSLQMIIIAHFMSYLHQEGGYSLTEAGRYLSLILLGGMLGRIVLAWMSDHYFAQRREPLLVFVMVATFLMIGCLPFVIHSQGLMIIFCGVFGFLALGWYSLYITCVTEQSDSQAVGLTVSAALTINQFFIVLAPTVYGLLVAVFSSYQLALDLVAVMVLLGAFHLYRTTQSSLTPESSVK; this comes from the coding sequence ATGCATACATATTATCGATGGGTCATTTTACTTGTGGCTACACTTTCGCAGACAGCCGCAACCTTTGTGACCTACGGGATGGGGCCAGTTGCCTCTTTTTATCAAATGGAATGGCACTTAACGTCCTTCCAAACAGGACTGATTGTTTCAGCCGTCAATATTGGACCGATTTTCTCCATGCTGCTATTCGGCTATCTCATGGATAAAAAGGGAGAGAAGCAGATTATTGGATGGGGTTCAATTATTCTGGGCCTGTCAGCCTTATTGCTCATTCCTGTGAATCATTATACGACATTGCTACTCGTATTAATAGTTGTGGGAATATGGTATGGCAGTGCGCAAACGGGTGGCAGTACAGCTATAGTGAAATGGTTTCCTGACAAGCATCGAGGACTTGCTATTGGGATTCGCCAGACAGGTATTCCAATTGGCGGTGCATTGGCTTCAACTGTGCTGACTTATTTGTATCAACTTCATCATCATCATCTTTCCTCTGTCCATTTAACACAGGGCTTGATGGCGATTGGTGGGGGACTATTATTTTTATTGCTGTACAAAGAACCAAAACAGCATGTAAGCGCTGCGGCAGCTCCCATTCCTTTTAAAGAGAAGATGCGTGCAATTCGGCACAATCGAGCGCTCTATCCTTTATTTTTTGTTGGCATGGTCATGATGTCCCTGCAAATGATTATCATTGCTCACTTTATGAGCTATTTACATCAAGAGGGTGGTTATTCATTAACGGAGGCAGGGCGCTATTTAAGTCTGATTTTACTTGGTGGGATGCTTGGGAGGATTGTGCTTGCTTGGATGAGTGATCACTATTTCGCTCAAAGGCGAGAGCCATTATTAGTGTTCGTCATGGTCGCTACATTTCTGATGATTGGCTGTCTGCCCTTTGTCATACATAGCCAGGGCTTGATGATTATTTTTTGCGGTGTGTTTGGTTTTTTAGCACTTGGCTGGTACTCCTTATATATCACTTGTGTTACCGAACAATCGGATTCTCAAGCTGTTGGGCTGACTGTTAGTGCAGCGTTAACGATTAATCAGTTCTTTATTGTCTTGGCACCAACAGTTTATGGCTTATTGGTTGCTGTTTTTTCCAGTTATCAGCTCGCTTTGGATCTCGTCGCTGTCATGGTATTACTTGGGGCTTTTCACTTATATCGAACAACCCAAAGTAGTCTAACTCCTGAAAGTTCGGTAAAATAA